One Halorussus salinus genomic region harbors:
- a CDS encoding ParA family protein, whose product MISYTVWSEAGGIGKTTTTISLAAAHARRDQDVLVIDMDPQDGGLTHHFGAEDYRKDPDVDNLVRHLVERPKGDFGDIIRTVEDDIDLVPSHNMLSDLEQNLSRAAKMEESMHDANYRWPKEKQLRRVLADADIPNEYDVIIVDPPATVGQHLYNAVYATSNLFIPAELSPKGKQSVDGLRDVVDGIEDTLGDIEVGVLGVVPNKVSDTTLQQEYEQRLADQDLPVAPVSIRERGAMLSTAWEHQVSIFELAENDDYRDLRDYEEQTLEKFHQLADYITTQFENPEEVKA is encoded by the coding sequence ATGATCTCGTACACCGTCTGGAGTGAAGCAGGCGGCATCGGCAAAACAACGACCACCATCAGCCTCGCCGCTGCACACGCCCGCCGCGACCAAGACGTTCTCGTCATCGACATGGACCCACAGGATGGGGGCCTCACCCATCACTTCGGCGCAGAAGACTACCGCAAAGACCCTGACGTGGACAACCTCGTCCGACACCTCGTTGAACGTCCGAAAGGAGACTTCGGAGATATCATCCGAACTGTGGAAGACGATATTGACCTTGTCCCCAGCCACAACATGCTCAGCGACCTCGAACAGAACCTCTCTCGGGCAGCGAAAATGGAGGAGTCCATGCATGACGCCAATTATCGCTGGCCGAAAGAAAAGCAACTCCGGCGTGTCCTCGCTGACGCCGACATCCCGAACGAGTACGATGTGATCATCGTGGACCCGCCTGCGACGGTTGGTCAGCACCTCTATAATGCTGTGTACGCCACCTCGAACTTGTTCATCCCTGCAGAACTCTCCCCGAAGGGGAAGCAAAGCGTGGACGGGCTGCGTGACGTTGTTGACGGCATTGAGGATACGCTCGGCGATATCGAGGTCGGCGTCCTTGGAGTGGTCCCAAACAAAGTCTCTGATACGACCCTCCAACAGGAATACGAACAGCGACTCGCCGACCAAGACCTCCCCGTTGCACCCGTCTCGATTCGAGAGCGCGGGGCGATGCTGAGTACTGCATGGGAACACCAAGTCAGCATCTTCGAACTCGCTGAAAATGATGACTACCGCGACCTCCGCGACTACGAGGAGCAGACCTTGGAGAAGTTCCACCAGCTCGCCGACTACATCACGACACAGTTCGAGAACCCTGAGGAAGTGAAAGCATGA
- a CDS encoding type II toxin-antitoxin system RelE family toxin, whose amino-acid sequence MSDEWDWRLTDSAERTFDGLDDYARERVVSKLDEVVEDQWRDPDDYLEPLAGVPHQKLRVGPFRVGCRLSRNEKVLWVLTIKKRGGDAYRSDD is encoded by the coding sequence ATGAGTGACGAGTGGGACTGGCGGCTCACCGACAGCGCGGAACGGACCTTCGACGGCCTCGACGACTACGCCCGCGAGCGCGTCGTCTCGAAGCTGGACGAAGTAGTCGAGGACCAGTGGCGAGACCCCGACGATTACCTCGAACCGCTGGCCGGTGTACCACACCAGAAGCTCCGGGTTGGGCCGTTTCGCGTCGGGTGTCGGCTGAGTCGAAACGAGAAGGTTCTGTGGGTCTTGACGATCAAGAAGCGCGGTGGCGACGCCTACCGGAGCGACGACTGA
- a CDS encoding NACHT domain-containing protein → MSLETKLTEMGDPGRFEKLSTEILRWSNKKYRSVIQTGVNTEGKPIRDPVDGLGQAPDANPPHFVFLEFTTTKKSGLERKWLANPDPETDKSKGDLIKAAEQAEDIREDVPHADFTVVLVSNRVLDSDLMRAVFGTASSFDISVDVWDVHRLAGFLQTDPNGQYLRSKYFGIDEERLSEPLLLELSNDSLRSYEESFRIPVDTAKVERPEQSTIIESARSSGMESYFIPIVGNSGFGKTVICHQVMEQWRADEKPTLRLDSEDIENAKTLAQALQSGLTRLQPSLESTAGQKAIQLAQDTSQLLIVVDDLNRADNPSQLLSQLQNWMGGAREVASDGSGNGESADIGGLPVTILCPLWPRIWAKQKRNINQNKFAKIIELGPLSAEKAGHLIQAHADAHGHDFTDEKALSLAEKVGRDPHLIGLLGQLMHTKDTIDDLPDTSKEVLDEYSEYAYETATEASDGSLIVPDYERAVEELSLGVMENKNLAPTWREVCDLSWSTSQTLDGIRTLSNQEQIFSILKQRSDRILSFRHDRIRDFLLAESSLSEIERTGNIPACLTDPYYYSIIGVGIAFFRPSEAILSELREKNPIALLESLRRLGGEAPEYEQKVGTEFQQWLDEQEDDTEIPNSMLGEIMDNLQQTDSKQVLKIADFLPQFPPVLLARFRNGDLEAGIQYCTGGRGGQPSLNNPQRDSVFADAMQQNGNRYTHSLSEVLSSVEGEHVQATLRLAGFFGRSELGPALKNCWENHCDDPELLPAFLWATFQCCIPEHRDLVDQVVGQWASLPSGNSIDDTTVEFGAGDVYSEIQHSLTQDISADQVQYLIEAADEFTGVDNYITSLLSRLPDPDALEFVVKKRAENMQETDKISPWAMSLLDHWSPSHLRGDSLPLELKGRMKEVWMDDEKIDEMRTSAFQLWARNAEENNLEELKRASENDLFEYTAYYHRMRLGDVTAVTSNSIDFEKRDTLLKPLSNVWGSEAYSLVDSLINDNSPGESGNLFHSLGDILFRIPPDDAEQLLDTHWKKVKKHSKFFQAALYTGTSLTEELARAVYEDSDDPEGLLNHIGMNFGFNTSGKSQLITEQHLKSLEPYISDIPNMDLIGIVEKADELGMKDWAANHVQPHLPNDQRPRHFPTNDDFIEELNEIKDNDNKDIRGWMTRFDQRSISKSRVFGVLEEWLQTNPTLETYRISVEVVKNWGTREELKILDDISIEDESAQRFYKDAEFGVKVRTLN, encoded by the coding sequence ATGTCATTAGAGACGAAACTCACTGAGATGGGCGACCCAGGTCGGTTTGAGAAGCTTTCAACAGAAATTCTTCGTTGGAGTAATAAGAAATACAGATCAGTCATCCAGACCGGTGTCAATACAGAAGGGAAGCCGATTAGAGACCCAGTGGATGGCTTAGGACAGGCTCCAGATGCTAATCCACCTCATTTCGTCTTTCTAGAGTTTACGACGACTAAAAAGAGTGGGCTGGAACGAAAATGGCTCGCCAATCCAGATCCAGAAACCGATAAATCGAAAGGCGACTTAATCAAAGCTGCTGAGCAAGCAGAGGATATTCGTGAAGATGTCCCTCATGCTGACTTTACAGTAGTTTTAGTCTCAAATCGAGTGTTAGATAGCGACCTTATGAGAGCCGTCTTTGGCACTGCTAGCTCCTTTGATATCTCTGTTGATGTTTGGGACGTTCACCGGCTCGCAGGGTTCCTACAGACTGATCCTAATGGTCAATATTTACGGAGTAAGTATTTTGGAATAGATGAGGAACGGCTCTCCGAACCACTTTTGTTGGAATTGTCGAATGACAGCCTTCGGTCCTACGAAGAGAGCTTTCGTATCCCTGTGGATACGGCAAAAGTTGAGCGTCCAGAGCAGTCTACAATTATAGAAAGCGCCCGAAGCTCTGGAATGGAGAGTTATTTCATTCCTATAGTTGGTAATTCAGGATTCGGAAAAACCGTCATTTGCCATCAGGTGATGGAACAATGGAGAGCAGACGAAAAGCCAACGCTGAGGCTAGATTCGGAAGATATTGAAAATGCAAAGACATTAGCACAAGCACTGCAGTCTGGACTCACGCGTCTACAACCAAGTTTGGAGTCTACTGCGGGTCAAAAAGCAATTCAACTTGCTCAAGACACTTCCCAGCTTTTAATCGTAGTTGATGACCTCAACCGTGCAGATAATCCTTCCCAACTATTGTCACAACTACAAAATTGGATGGGAGGCGCACGAGAAGTAGCTTCAGATGGATCAGGAAATGGAGAGTCCGCTGACATAGGTGGGTTACCAGTCACTATTTTATGCCCACTGTGGCCCCGAATATGGGCCAAACAAAAGCGGAATATAAATCAGAACAAATTCGCTAAAATCATCGAGCTTGGGCCGCTTTCTGCCGAAAAGGCCGGTCATCTCATTCAAGCACACGCAGATGCGCATGGGCACGATTTTACCGATGAGAAGGCTCTTAGTCTCGCAGAGAAAGTTGGTCGGGACCCCCATCTAATTGGTTTACTTGGCCAGCTAATGCATACAAAGGACACTATTGACGATCTACCGGATACATCGAAAGAAGTACTGGATGAGTATTCCGAGTATGCTTACGAAACAGCAACTGAAGCATCAGATGGATCATTAATTGTCCCAGACTATGAAAGAGCAGTTGAAGAGTTATCGCTCGGTGTGATGGAGAATAAGAATTTAGCTCCGACATGGAGAGAGGTATGTGACCTGTCATGGTCTACTTCACAGACACTGGATGGAATCCGAACGCTATCTAACCAAGAACAAATATTCTCAATTCTGAAACAGCGTTCTGATCGAATTCTATCTTTTAGACATGATCGGATTCGGGATTTCCTTTTAGCTGAATCTAGTCTGAGCGAGATTGAACGAACCGGTAATATACCTGCCTGTCTGACTGATCCGTACTATTACTCGATTATAGGGGTGGGAATTGCGTTTTTCCGTCCCTCAGAAGCTATCCTTTCAGAGTTGCGCGAGAAGAATCCGATTGCACTACTTGAATCTCTCCGTAGACTCGGCGGAGAGGCCCCAGAGTATGAACAGAAGGTAGGAACAGAGTTTCAACAGTGGCTGGATGAACAGGAGGATGACACGGAGATTCCTAACAGCATGCTCGGTGAAATAATGGATAACCTCCAGCAAACAGACTCGAAACAAGTTCTAAAAATCGCTGATTTTCTGCCACAATTTCCCCCAGTTCTACTAGCACGGTTCCGAAATGGAGACTTAGAAGCTGGAATCCAGTACTGTACTGGAGGAAGAGGGGGACAACCAAGTCTGAACAACCCTCAACGGGATTCTGTATTCGCCGACGCAATGCAACAAAATGGGAATCGATATACACACAGCCTCTCGGAAGTCTTGTCGTCAGTAGAAGGTGAACACGTCCAAGCAACCCTCCGTCTCGCCGGATTTTTCGGCCGGAGTGAACTCGGACCCGCCCTCAAGAATTGTTGGGAAAACCATTGTGACGATCCGGAACTCTTACCAGCATTTCTCTGGGCAACATTCCAGTGTTGCATTCCAGAACACCGCGACCTCGTTGATCAGGTAGTCGGTCAATGGGCATCTCTGCCGAGTGGGAACTCCATCGATGATACAACCGTTGAGTTCGGTGCTGGAGATGTATATTCGGAAATACAGCACTCCCTCACTCAAGACATTTCTGCAGATCAAGTGCAATACTTAATTGAGGCAGCAGATGAGTTCACGGGGGTAGACAACTATATTACATCGCTGCTAAGTAGGCTGCCAGATCCAGATGCATTAGAATTCGTGGTAAAGAAGCGAGCCGAGAACATGCAAGAAACGGATAAGATATCTCCATGGGCTATGAGTCTACTCGACCATTGGAGTCCTAGCCATCTACGTGGGGATTCCCTCCCGCTTGAATTAAAGGGCCGAATGAAAGAGGTTTGGATGGATGATGAGAAGATCGACGAAATGCGAACGAGTGCGTTTCAGCTCTGGGCTCGAAACGCTGAGGAAAACAATCTTGAGGAATTGAAACGTGCAAGCGAAAATGACCTATTCGAGTACACAGCCTACTATCACCGGATGCGATTAGGTGATGTAACAGCTGTTACATCCAATTCGATTGATTTTGAGAAAAGGGACACCCTTCTCAAACCGCTATCTAATGTTTGGGGTTCTGAAGCCTACAGTCTAGTTGACAGTTTGATTAACGACAATTCTCCGGGAGAGTCAGGGAATTTGTTTCACAGTTTGGGAGATATTCTGTTCCGAATACCACCAGACGATGCGGAGCAATTGTTAGATACGCATTGGAAGAAAGTGAAAAAGCATTCAAAATTCTTCCAAGCAGCACTGTATACTGGAACATCTTTAACGGAAGAGCTTGCGAGGGCCGTATATGAGGATAGTGATGATCCGGAAGGACTATTGAATCATATAGGAATGAATTTCGGGTTCAATACGTCGGGGAAATCCCAACTCATTACTGAACAACATCTGAAATCTCTTGAGCCGTATATTTCTGATATTCCTAATATGGATTTGATAGGAATCGTGGAGAAGGCGGATGAACTTGGAATGAAAGATTGGGCCGCAAACCACGTACAGCCTCATTTGCCAAATGACCAGCGACCGAGGCACTTTCCGACTAACGACGACTTCATAGAGGAACTCAACGAGATTAAAGACAACGACAATAAAGATATCAGGGGTTGGATGACAAGATTTGATCAACGGTCGATATCAAAGTCTCGTGTCTTTGGGGTTCTAGAAGAATGGCTACAAACTAACCCAACACTGGAAACATACAGAATATCTGTGGAGGTAGTAAAGAACTGGGGGACCCGTGAGGAACTCAAAATCTTGGACGACATATCGATTGAAGACGAGAGTGCCCAGCGATTCTACAAAGATGCGGAATTCGGAGTGAAGGTTCGTACACTGAATTGA
- a CDS encoding helix-turn-helix transcriptional regulator produces the protein MTADTVASLTDLRAFERDLLYAVCALEDDTPPKGLTIKNYLDSEYGEDLNHSRLYQNLDRLTDNDLLTKGQKDDRTNEYATTDHARELLADHAQRRASAVDLNGGGPA, from the coding sequence ATGACGGCCGACACAGTTGCGTCCCTCACGGACTTGCGGGCGTTCGAGCGCGACCTCCTGTACGCGGTCTGCGCGCTCGAAGACGATACGCCGCCGAAAGGACTCACAATCAAAAACTATCTCGACAGCGAGTACGGCGAGGACCTCAACCACAGCCGGCTCTACCAGAACCTCGACCGGCTCACCGACAACGACCTCCTCACCAAAGGCCAGAAAGACGACCGCACCAACGAATACGCGACCACCGACCACGCCCGAGAACTCCTCGCCGACCACGCCCAGCGCCGCGCCAGCGCGGTCGACCTCAACGGAGGTGGCCCCGCATGA
- a CDS encoding MarR family transcriptional regulator has translation MALEENGPTDAHRAILELLALETPPSSRSDKMRLSPKCLTQSAGYKDSSHIGVVCRELRDAELVEREDPGYYSINWRGRAYLEGELTLD, from the coding sequence ATGGCTTTGGAAGAGAATGGACCGACTGACGCACATCGAGCCATTCTCGAACTCTTGGCGCTCGAAACCCCGCCTTCTTCTCGCTCCGATAAAATGCGGCTCTCTCCAAAATGTCTCACCCAGAGTGCTGGCTACAAAGACTCTAGCCATATCGGAGTTGTCTGCCGAGAATTGCGTGATGCCGAGTTGGTCGAGCGGGAGGACCCCGGCTATTATTCGATTAATTGGCGTGGCCGTGCCTATCTTGAGGGCGAATTGACGCTCGACTGA
- a CDS encoding winged helix-turn-helix domain-containing protein: MTGDAGPLTKIYGHPARLKIVETALANPNRAFNVRELATASDLDESTVHQHKDLLVELGLLDRVSLGRIDGYQLADSELARVGQEWRDLHHDRLDALENDTETAIEDFYGVAEP, encoded by the coding sequence ATGACTGGCGATGCTGGCCCGCTCACGAAGATCTACGGCCACCCCGCTCGACTCAAGATTGTCGAGACCGCGCTCGCCAACCCCAACCGCGCGTTCAACGTCCGCGAACTCGCCACCGCATCCGACCTCGACGAGTCAACCGTCCACCAACACAAAGACCTCCTCGTCGAACTCGGTCTCCTCGACCGCGTTTCGCTCGGCCGCATCGACGGCTACCAGCTCGCCGACTCGGAGCTTGCTCGGGTCGGCCAAGAATGGCGAGACCTCCACCACGACCGACTCGATGCCCTCGAAAACGACACCGAAACCGCCATCGAAGACTTTTACGGCGTCGCAGAACCGTAG
- a CDS encoding helix-turn-helix transcriptional regulator, whose amino-acid sequence MSARRRQLASNLTSYKRDLLWGVHRANRAHETPVGADVKTELEELGQTNTEGGQFYPRLNELVDAGLVTKDDHPDDGRGFTVDLTEEGNAVLTELVLRTVESLDVDVPRCALPDADARPQVRGEG is encoded by the coding sequence ATGAGTGCCCGTCGGAGACAACTGGCGAGCAACCTGACGAGCTACAAGCGCGACTTACTCTGGGGCGTCCATCGCGCGAACCGCGCACACGAGACCCCCGTTGGCGCAGACGTAAAAACAGAACTCGAAGAGCTAGGCCAAACCAACACCGAGGGCGGCCAATTCTACCCCCGGCTCAACGAACTCGTCGATGCCGGTCTCGTCACGAAAGACGACCATCCAGATGACGGACGCGGATTCACTGTCGACTTGACCGAGGAGGGCAACGCTGTGTTGACCGAGTTAGTCCTCCGAACCGTCGAGTCGCTGGATGTGGATGTCCCCAGATGTGCCCTCCCAGATGCTGATGCTCGGCCGCAAGTTCGAGGTGAAGGCTAA
- a CDS encoding MarR family transcriptional regulator: MAIEKDGPTDAHRTVLELLALEPPSSGRSEKMRLNPTSITRSTGYKNSSYIVRICRELEEEGLIEREEPGYYEITARGRVYLEGELTLD; the protein is encoded by the coding sequence ATGGCTATCGAGAAGGATGGTCCAACGGATGCCCACCGGACTGTCCTTGAACTGCTTGCGTTGGAGCCACCATCGAGCGGTCGGTCTGAGAAAATGCGCCTTAATCCGACCTCTATCACTCGTTCTACCGGCTATAAGAACAGCAGTTACATCGTGCGAATTTGCCGTGAACTCGAAGAGGAGGGATTGATTGAACGCGAGGAGCCGGGATATTACGAAATCACGGCCCGTGGTCGCGTCTATCTTGAGGGCGAATTGACGCTCGACTGA
- a CDS encoding DNA adenine methylase: MPDAVFPFPGGKSRLASWILEYVPEHTCFVEVFGGAAGVLVNKDPDRSTVEVYNDRDGDLVQFFEVLCDREEELVEWLETVPYSREVHSEWADAFYNGYRPSDAVERAGQFFYLQYSQWGSGYATINGFGTSKVTNEAQSYANKIDRLGEFAERFDDVVLENLDWSEVFEKYDGEETVFYCDPPYVGKKGYYPVSDIEHSEFVSALVEEGDWLVSDAELPGGLDDYPGVGRGEKKRHGQRKVREREEDALDRGGAVAHSTADLLPLQRLARYDDEMLASVTNRKPDELTAKAWRERDDPGRYQLWTSGSSGWLVYLKSSDLADWIRANEEGVSKSYAQELAQRTLDAMQELSKHRLITTQKKRTADGLTYKENVVVLTEEADLPGERSLGESDGPATDEVAG, from the coding sequence GTGCCTGACGCGGTGTTCCCGTTCCCCGGCGGGAAGTCGCGGCTCGCGTCGTGGATACTGGAGTACGTGCCCGAACACACCTGCTTCGTGGAGGTGTTCGGCGGCGCGGCTGGCGTGCTGGTGAACAAGGACCCCGACCGAAGTACCGTCGAGGTGTACAACGACCGGGACGGCGACCTCGTGCAGTTCTTCGAGGTGCTATGCGACCGCGAGGAGGAGCTGGTCGAGTGGCTGGAGACGGTGCCGTACTCGCGGGAGGTGCATTCGGAGTGGGCCGACGCGTTCTACAACGGGTATCGGCCCAGCGACGCGGTCGAGCGCGCCGGGCAGTTCTTCTACCTGCAGTACTCGCAGTGGGGGTCCGGCTACGCGACTATCAACGGCTTCGGAACGAGTAAGGTGACGAACGAGGCCCAGAGCTACGCGAACAAGATCGACCGACTCGGGGAGTTCGCCGAGCGGTTCGACGACGTGGTGCTGGAGAACCTCGACTGGTCGGAGGTGTTCGAGAAATACGACGGCGAGGAGACCGTCTTCTACTGCGACCCCCCGTACGTCGGCAAGAAGGGGTACTACCCCGTCTCGGACATCGAGCATTCGGAGTTCGTCTCGGCGCTGGTTGAGGAGGGCGACTGGCTGGTGTCGGACGCCGAGCTACCCGGCGGGTTGGACGACTATCCGGGTGTCGGGCGCGGCGAGAAAAAACGTCATGGGCAACGGAAAGTCCGGGAGCGCGAAGAGGACGCGCTCGACCGCGGCGGCGCAGTCGCCCACTCGACGGCCGACCTCCTACCGCTTCAACGTCTCGCTCGCTACGACGATGAAATGCTCGCGAGCGTCACAAATCGGAAGCCAGACGAGCTTACCGCCAAAGCGTGGCGGGAGCGCGACGATCCCGGCCGCTATCAGTTGTGGACGAGCGGGAGCAGTGGGTGGCTTGTCTACCTCAAATCCTCCGACCTTGCGGACTGGATTCGCGCGAACGAGGAGGGTGTCTCGAAAAGTTACGCCCAAGAACTTGCTCAACGGACGCTCGACGCCATGCAGGAACTGAGCAAGCATCGGCTCATCACCACTCAGAAGAAACGCACCGCGGACGGCCTGACATACAAGGAGAACGTCGTGGTGTTGACCGAGGAGGCCGACCTGCCGGGCGAGCGGTCGCTCGGTGAGAGTGATGGTCCGGCAACAGACGAGGTGGCCGGATAG
- a CDS encoding DUF7504 family protein has translation MKTTRSSCHLFRGGGQETAQVFAQRLEELKQTGCSILVTGTVDSEGFTEQLSLSFGNQTCKQVLVSPYQLSTPDQMLPADISPDMETVRVVTGEQARSTATRGRVGSVDDLAALREAVLDAITELSDEFELEDNDLRVGVQSLDQFSDWADGCGVRRFVQAVSKYVGLVNGTLYCQFRGDSARASEVLDLGLFDARIELRSQQGCVEQRWHLSDEDITTEWVSL, from the coding sequence ATGAAAACAACTCGTAGTAGCTGCCATTTGTTTCGTGGGGGTGGTCAGGAAACCGCGCAAGTATTTGCACAGCGTCTTGAAGAGTTGAAGCAAACAGGGTGTAGTATTCTTGTCACCGGAACAGTGGACTCGGAGGGGTTTACCGAACAGTTATCGCTGTCGTTCGGGAATCAGACATGCAAGCAGGTGTTAGTGTCGCCGTATCAGCTTTCAACTCCCGACCAGATGCTGCCTGCAGACATCTCGCCAGATATGGAGACGGTTCGCGTGGTAACCGGTGAGCAAGCGCGGAGTACTGCAACAAGAGGACGTGTTGGTAGTGTGGACGACCTCGCAGCGCTACGGGAGGCTGTTCTCGACGCGATTACGGAATTGAGTGACGAGTTCGAGTTAGAGGATAACGACCTTCGGGTTGGAGTGCAATCGCTTGACCAGTTTAGTGACTGGGCGGATGGGTGTGGTGTACGGCGGTTTGTGCAGGCGGTTTCGAAGTACGTCGGTCTTGTGAATGGGACGTTATATTGTCAGTTCCGGGGTGACAGCGCGCGTGCCAGCGAAGTGCTTGATCTCGGGCTGTTTGACGCGCGTATCGAGTTGCGGTCACAGCAAGGATGTGTCGAGCAACGGTGGCATCTCTCTGATGAAGATATTACGACAGAGTGGGTGTCGTTGTAG
- a CDS encoding ribbon-helix-helix domain-containing protein: MSEADTPPDKTTVNIRITETFLADVDGTWKELGYNSRSEFIRDVLRDAVKHPDFDRADLKAMLASEVDIQEGRTSSSDEVKDEYDLGDGATDDE, encoded by the coding sequence ATGTCCGAGGCCGATACTCCTCCCGATAAGACGACCGTGAACATCCGGATAACCGAGACGTTTCTCGCCGACGTGGACGGGACGTGGAAGGAACTGGGCTACAACAGCCGGAGCGAGTTCATCCGAGACGTGCTGCGCGACGCGGTGAAGCATCCCGACTTCGACCGCGCCGACCTGAAAGCGATGCTCGCCAGCGAGGTGGACATCCAAGAAGGGCGGACCAGTTCCAGCGACGAGGTGAAGGACGAGTACGACCTCGGCGACGGTGCGACGGACGATGAGTGA